In Leisingera methylohalidivorans DSM 14336, a single genomic region encodes these proteins:
- the ftsH gene encoding ATP-dependent zinc metalloprotease FtsH: MGNARNIAFWVVLFLLILALFNLFSGSGSTMQSRERTFSDFVSSVETGKVSTVTLDGEQVRYTTTDGQNYVTIKPADAEVTALLIDKNIPVRAEKQQQSGFQSFLVTLLPFLLLIGVWIYFMNRMQGGGKGGAMGFGKSKAKMLTEKHGRVTFDDVAGIDEAKEELEEIVEFLRNPQKFSRLGGKIPKGALLVGPPGTGKTLLARAIAGEAGVPFFTISGSDFVEMFVGVGASRVRDMFEQAKKNAPCIVFIDEIDAVGRHRGAGYGGGNDEREQTLNQLLVEMDGFEANEGVIILAATNRKDVLDPALLRPGRFDRNVTVGNPDIKGREKILGVHARKTPLGPDVDLRIIARGTPGFSGADLANLVNEAALMAARVGRRFVTMEDFESAKDKVMMGAERRSMVLTQDQKEKTAYHEAGHAVVGLKLPECDPVYKATIIPRGGALGMVVSLPEMDRLNWHKSECEQKLAMTMAGKAAEIIKYGDDHVSNGPAGDIQQASQLARAMVMRWGMSDKVGNIDYAEAHEGYSGNTAGFSVSAHTKEMIEEEVKRFIKEGYDRAFQILSGHKEEWERLAEGLLEYETLTGEEIKRVMNGEPPQAGDDEDGGEDEGNASVTAIPKAKPKKTPPEGGMEPEPTA; the protein is encoded by the coding sequence TTGGGCAACGCTCGCAATATCGCCTTCTGGGTTGTTCTGTTTCTGCTGATTCTGGCGCTGTTCAATTTGTTCAGCGGTTCCGGCAGCACGATGCAGAGCCGTGAACGCACTTTTTCGGACTTCGTCAGCTCGGTTGAGACCGGCAAGGTCAGCACCGTCACACTGGACGGGGAACAGGTGCGCTACACCACGACCGATGGGCAGAACTATGTCACCATCAAACCGGCCGATGCCGAAGTCACAGCGCTTCTGATCGACAAGAACATCCCGGTGCGCGCTGAAAAGCAGCAGCAGTCGGGCTTTCAGTCCTTTCTGGTCACGCTGCTGCCCTTCCTGCTGCTGATCGGTGTCTGGATCTATTTCATGAACCGGATGCAGGGCGGCGGCAAAGGCGGCGCCATGGGATTCGGCAAGTCCAAGGCAAAAATGCTGACCGAAAAGCACGGCCGCGTGACATTCGACGATGTGGCCGGCATCGACGAGGCCAAGGAAGAGCTGGAAGAGATCGTCGAATTCCTGCGCAACCCGCAGAAATTCTCGCGTCTGGGCGGCAAGATCCCCAAGGGTGCGCTGCTGGTCGGTCCTCCGGGCACCGGTAAGACGCTTCTGGCCCGCGCCATCGCAGGCGAGGCCGGTGTGCCTTTCTTCACCATTTCCGGGTCCGACTTTGTGGAAATGTTTGTCGGCGTCGGCGCGTCCCGCGTCCGCGACATGTTCGAGCAGGCCAAGAAAAACGCGCCCTGCATTGTCTTCATCGACGAGATCGACGCCGTTGGCCGCCACCGCGGCGCCGGCTATGGCGGCGGCAATGACGAACGCGAGCAGACGCTGAACCAGCTGCTGGTCGAGATGGACGGTTTCGAGGCCAATGAAGGCGTGATCATTCTGGCGGCAACCAACCGCAAGGATGTTCTGGACCCGGCCCTGCTGCGTCCTGGCCGTTTTGACCGCAACGTGACCGTCGGCAACCCCGATATCAAAGGCCGTGAGAAGATTCTGGGTGTGCATGCGCGCAAGACGCCGCTGGGTCCTGACGTGGATCTGCGCATCATCGCCCGCGGCACCCCCGGTTTCTCGGGGGCGGATCTGGCCAACCTGGTCAACGAGGCGGCGCTGATGGCGGCACGTGTCGGCCGCCGTTTTGTCACCATGGAAGATTTCGAATCGGCCAAGGACAAGGTGATGATGGGGGCCGAGCGCCGCTCGATGGTGCTGACCCAGGACCAGAAGGAAAAGACCGCCTACCACGAGGCCGGCCATGCTGTTGTCGGCCTGAAGCTGCCGGAATGCGACCCGGTCTATAAGGCCACGATCATCCCGCGCGGCGGTGCGCTGGGGATGGTGGTGTCGCTGCCGGAAATGGACCGGCTGAACTGGCACAAGAGCGAGTGCGAGCAGAAGCTGGCGATGACCATGGCGGGCAAGGCGGCCGAAATCATCAAATATGGCGATGACCATGTCTCCAACGGCCCGGCCGGGGATATCCAGCAGGCCAGCCAGCTGGCCCGCGCTATGGTGATGCGCTGGGGCATGTCCGACAAGGTCGGCAATATCGACTATGCCGAGGCGCATGAAGGCTACTCGGGCAACACCGCCGGCTTCTCGGTCTCTGCCCATACCAAGGAGATGATCGAGGAGGAGGTGAAGCGCTTCATCAAGGAAGGCTATGACCGCGCATTCCAGATCCTCAGCGGCCATAAAGAGGAATGGGAACGCCTGGCGGAGGGGCTGCTGGAGTACGAGACGCTGACCGGTGAGGAGATCAAGCGCGTCATGAACGGCGAGCCGCCGCAGGCGGGCGATGACGAGGACGGCGGAGAGGACGAGGGCAATGCCTCGGTCACCGCAATTCCCAAGGCCAAGCCGAAAAAAACGCCGCCGGAAGGCGGCATGGAGCCCGAGCCGACGGCGTAA
- the tilS gene encoding tRNA lysidine(34) synthetase TilS, with protein MTGVRRDIRSLVRSQFRSALPDRLGIAVSGGGDSMALLHLLHDCFASGGVELFAATVDHGLRPEAAAEAEAAGAAAARLCISHEVLRWEDGPQEGNLQNQARQARYDLLTGWARRHGIPVLALGHTADDQAETVLMRMARASGVTGLSGMAERRTHNGVTLLRPLLDVTRRELREYLESHGIAWFEDPSNEDSRFERVRVRRALEELAPLGLTPAVFARIARNMAKAREALDWYVFLAARDLAHVQAGAVVLCQRKFRTLPSEISHRLLVRAFQWISGAAYPPRRVPMEKAVLAARNGGSATLAGCRLVTTSKQIWICREFNSVRGEVSLPGQAWDGKWKIYGGDVKGCEVRALGQNGLQLCPDWRAAGVPGAVLQATPALWRGGELAAAPAAGLANGWSAETAGSEEEFFASLLSH; from the coding sequence TTGACGGGCGTGCGGCGCGATATCCGGTCTCTGGTGCGGAGCCAGTTCCGCTCCGCCCTGCCTGACCGGCTGGGGATCGCTGTCTCGGGCGGCGGCGATTCGATGGCGCTTTTGCATCTGCTGCACGATTGTTTCGCCAGCGGCGGGGTGGAGCTGTTTGCCGCCACTGTGGATCACGGGCTGCGCCCCGAGGCGGCGGCCGAGGCAGAGGCCGCGGGGGCGGCAGCGGCCCGGCTTTGCATCAGCCATGAGGTGCTGCGCTGGGAAGACGGGCCGCAGGAGGGCAATCTGCAGAATCAGGCCCGCCAGGCGCGGTATGACCTGCTGACCGGCTGGGCGCGGCGCCACGGCATCCCGGTGCTGGCCCTGGGCCACACCGCCGATGATCAGGCCGAAACGGTGCTGATGCGGATGGCGCGCGCCTCTGGCGTGACCGGGCTGTCGGGCATGGCAGAGCGCCGCACGCATAACGGCGTGACGCTGCTGCGGCCGCTGCTGGATGTAACCCGCCGCGAATTGCGCGAATATCTGGAAAGCCATGGCATCGCATGGTTTGAAGACCCGAGCAACGAGGATAGCAGATTCGAACGGGTCCGGGTGCGCCGGGCGCTGGAGGAACTGGCGCCGCTGGGGTTGACCCCTGCGGTCTTTGCCAGGATTGCCCGCAACATGGCCAAAGCCCGCGAAGCGCTGGACTGGTACGTGTTCCTTGCCGCCCGCGACCTGGCGCATGTGCAGGCGGGGGCCGTTGTCCTGTGCCAGCGCAAGTTCCGCACCTTGCCCAGTGAAATCAGCCACCGGCTGCTGGTGCGCGCCTTTCAGTGGATTTCCGGCGCCGCCTACCCGCCGCGCCGGGTGCCGATGGAAAAAGCCGTTCTGGCGGCCCGCAATGGCGGATCGGCCACCCTGGCGGGCTGCCGCCTGGTCACCACCAGCAAACAGATCTGGATCTGCCGCGAGTTTAACTCCGTGCGCGGCGAGGTGTCCCTGCCGGGGCAGGCCTGGGACGGAAAATGGAAGATTTATGGCGGCGACGTAAAGGGTTGCGAGGTCCGGGCGCTGGGTCAGAATGGTCTGCAGCTCTGCCCCGACTGGCGGGCCGCGGGGGTGCCGGGCGCTGTGCTGCAGGCCACCCCGGCGCTGTGGCGGGGCGGTGAATTGGCGGCTGCACCAGCGGCCGGATTGGCCAATGGCTGGTCGGCGGAAACCGCCGGATCCGAAGAAGAGTTCTTTGCATCCCTTTTATCGCATTGA
- a CDS encoding MOSC domain-containing protein, whose protein sequence is MPVLRDSGFKGEITWLGMVPAGHGLRAEPADRLQLGFSGIAGERHEGETRASCVRVRNLYPEGTEIRNVRQLTVLSEEELARIAADMGMQRVDPAHLGATIVLRGIPDFTFVPPGSRLQGPGGATLTVDMENRPCVLPGREIEKAHGGYGARFKPAAQNRRGITAWVERPGSLELGSELTLFVPDQRAWAP, encoded by the coding sequence ATGCCGGTATTGCGGGACAGCGGCTTCAAAGGCGAAATCACCTGGCTGGGCATGGTGCCTGCGGGCCATGGTCTGCGGGCTGAACCGGCTGACCGGTTGCAGCTGGGGTTTTCCGGCATTGCCGGCGAACGCCACGAAGGGGAAACCCGCGCCTCCTGTGTGCGGGTCCGCAACTTGTATCCGGAAGGCACCGAAATCCGCAATGTCCGCCAGCTGACGGTCCTGTCCGAGGAGGAGCTGGCGCGGATCGCCGCGGATATGGGGATGCAGCGGGTCGACCCTGCCCATCTGGGCGCCACAATCGTCCTGCGCGGCATCCCGGACTTTACCTTCGTGCCGCCCGGGTCCCGGCTGCAAGGGCCGGGCGGGGCGACCCTGACCGTTGATATGGAAAACCGGCCCTGCGTGCTGCCGGGGCGGGAGATTGAAAAAGCTCACGGCGGATATGGCGCCCGTTTCAAGCCGGCAGCGCAGAACCGCCGGGGAATCACCGCCTGGGTGGAACGGCCGGGGAGCCTGGAACTGGGCAGTGAACTCACTCTCTTTGTGCCGGATCAG